One part of the Bacteroidia bacterium genome encodes these proteins:
- a CDS encoding FAD-dependent monooxygenase — protein MKEADVIVIGGGLGGWCSAIHLRKAGLKVMLIEKRQYPFHKFCGEYLSAEVEPYLSSLGLSLEKSGANRIRKFKLSSHTGKYVTSKLSIGGFGIRRYTLDYQLAILGQKEGIKLIEGKEVRKIQFESGYHKLICKDKSSYRAELIIGAYGKRTGLDKELKRDFLGSSSSYIGVKQYFDYDYPAAEVSLHNFEGGYCGMARMEDGSLNLCYLSKKEILNKYGGIDELESKVLSKNPFIKEVFHSSRKLLDKPIVISNIYFEEKNLVENHVLMCGDAAGMIFPLAGNGMAMSIHAAKILAEQIVLFKQGKLSRTELENSYQKEWNDKFASRLSWGRNFQPFMGSNRLSSFAVSSLKLLPPLLPAIIKRTHGHYLDAYTQ, from the coding sequence ATGAAAGAGGCCGATGTCATAGTTATTGGAGGAGGATTAGGCGGCTGGTGTAGTGCCATTCATTTGAGAAAGGCAGGCCTAAAGGTCATGCTCATCGAAAAACGTCAATATCCCTTTCACAAATTCTGTGGAGAATATTTATCTGCCGAAGTCGAGCCCTATTTGTCCAGTCTGGGTCTTTCGCTTGAAAAATCAGGAGCAAATCGGATCAGAAAATTTAAGTTAAGTTCGCATACTGGAAAGTATGTTACTTCTAAACTAAGCATTGGAGGATTTGGGATTCGCAGATATACACTTGATTATCAATTAGCTATACTTGGTCAAAAAGAAGGCATCAAACTCATCGAAGGCAAAGAAGTACGAAAAATTCAATTTGAATCAGGATATCACAAACTCATATGCAAAGATAAATCAAGCTATCGTGCAGAGCTCATCATTGGAGCCTATGGTAAAAGAACGGGCCTGGACAAAGAGCTGAAGCGGGATTTTTTAGGAAGTAGTTCCAGTTATATCGGAGTAAAACAGTATTTCGATTATGATTATCCAGCTGCTGAGGTTTCTCTCCATAATTTTGAAGGAGGATATTGTGGAATGGCCCGCATGGAAGACGGGAGCTTAAATCTTTGTTATCTCAGTAAAAAAGAAATCCTAAATAAATATGGAGGCATTGATGAGTTGGAATCAAAGGTCTTAAGTAAAAATCCCTTTATAAAAGAAGTATTCCACTCATCGCGCAAACTCCTGGACAAGCCCATAGTTATATCCAATATATATTTTGAGGAAAAGAACTTGGTGGAAAATCACGTCCTCATGTGTGGAGATGCAGCAGGAATGATATTTCCCCTGGCAGGAAATGGAATGGCAATGAGCATACACGCTGCTAAAATCCTTGCTGAGCAAATTGTGTTGTTTAAGCAAGGGAAATTGAGTCGAACGGAATTGGAAAATAGCTATCAAAAAGAATGGAATGACAAGTTTGCCTCGCGCTTATCCTGGGGACGCAACTTTCAGCCATTTATGGGAAGTAACCGACTTTCCTCATTCGCAGTTTCCAGTCTAAAACTGCTGCCTCCTTTGCTTCCTGCTATCATCAAGCGAACACACGGACATTATCTCGATGCCTACACTCAATAA
- the gatC gene encoding Asp-tRNA(Asn)/Glu-tRNA(Gln) amidotransferase subunit GatC, translated as MQITDELLDRIEALSMLSFKPEEREKTKEGFQRMLDFVAKLQELDTTGVEPLIHMTDEVNRLIPDEATEPLPQKLVLKNAPASDDAHFHVPKVLKK; from the coding sequence ATGCAGATTACAGATGAATTGCTGGATCGAATTGAGGCTTTGAGCATGCTTAGTTTCAAGCCGGAAGAGCGTGAAAAAACCAAAGAAGGTTTTCAGCGCATGCTGGATTTTGTCGCCAAACTGCAAGAGCTGGATACGACGGGTGTTGAGCCCCTCATTCACATGACGGATGAGGTAAATCGACTGATCCCGGACGAAGCAACAGAACCCCTTCCTCAAAAGCTCGTACTCAAAAATGCACCGGCAAGTGATGATGCCCATTTCCACGTGCCGAAAGTGCTAAAAAAGTAA
- a CDS encoding FAD-dependent oxidoreductase, giving the protein MKNYDFLIVGAGIFGISAALELRKTGFSVCVLNPTEGPDPLAAGTDISKVIRMEYGSDEEYLDMTRESMQIWREWNELFEEIFYHEGHYILLSAQALDTEEDTYEKISYQHVSKRGIPLERIGYEEFKSRFPAYNPKAFVEGSFNKEGGYVESGRIVQRLNQYAVEIGIESLTEGAKSIWIENNQAKGVVTTKGTKISAAHTIVCAGNFTPFLVPDLKPYMKITGHPVFHLKASNPELYEAERFPVFAADIANTGWYGFPLHPIEKVVKVAKHGLGLELDPAKDERKVYESDIQELREFLSFAFPKLANDPIVYTRRCCYTDTLDGHFWIDQHPEIRGLSIGSGGSGHGMKMGPVVGQIIAAVAQGNDHKWAARYRWRELNEATAQMEEARYLLKRNLGKQ; this is encoded by the coding sequence ATGAAAAATTATGATTTTCTCATAGTTGGAGCGGGCATATTCGGAATAAGTGCTGCTCTGGAACTTCGAAAGACCGGTTTTAGTGTCTGCGTATTAAACCCAACGGAGGGACCTGATCCTTTAGCTGCTGGAACAGATATTAGTAAAGTAATTCGCATGGAATATGGTTCAGATGAGGAATACCTGGATATGACCCGGGAAAGCATGCAGATCTGGAGAGAATGGAATGAGCTTTTTGAGGAAATCTTTTACCATGAAGGCCATTATATTCTGCTCAGTGCACAAGCTTTGGATACAGAAGAGGATACTTACGAAAAAATCAGCTATCAGCATGTGAGTAAACGTGGGATTCCACTGGAGAGGATTGGCTATGAAGAATTCAAATCTCGTTTCCCAGCTTACAATCCGAAAGCTTTTGTGGAGGGTTCTTTTAATAAAGAAGGAGGATATGTTGAGTCTGGAAGAATTGTTCAAAGGCTAAATCAATATGCAGTTGAAATCGGGATAGAAAGCCTGACAGAAGGAGCGAAAAGTATATGGATTGAAAATAATCAGGCAAAAGGAGTTGTGACTACTAAAGGGACTAAAATTTCAGCAGCACATACAATTGTATGCGCGGGTAATTTTACTCCATTTCTTGTCCCTGATCTCAAACCCTATATGAAAATCACGGGTCATCCGGTCTTTCACCTAAAAGCCAGCAATCCAGAACTATATGAAGCAGAGCGTTTTCCAGTATTCGCTGCCGATATAGCAAATACCGGTTGGTATGGTTTTCCCTTACACCCTATCGAAAAAGTAGTAAAAGTGGCGAAACATGGCCTGGGACTTGAATTAGATCCTGCCAAGGATGAGCGCAAAGTATATGAGTCAGATATACAGGAACTCCGGGAATTCCTTTCCTTTGCCTTTCCAAAGCTTGCGAATGATCCGATTGTCTATACTCGTAGGTGCTGTTATACAGATACTTTGGATGGACATTTCTGGATAGATCAGCATCCAGAGATCAGGGGTCTGTCAATAGGTTCAGGAGGAAGTGGTCATGGAATGAAAATGGGTCCTGTGGTGGGACAAATTATTGCAGCTGTTGCGCAAGGAAATGATCACAAGTGGGCCGCACGATATCGCTGGAGAGAACTGAATGAAGCAACAGCGCAAATGGAAGAGGCAAGATATCTGCTAAAACGTAATCTTGGCAAGCAATAA
- a CDS encoding methyltransferase domain-containing protein, which translates to MPTLNKRSKKQEALDNLNLSGKKLEQTLRQLAFINKSLGNTSSLIGEVLKVAEEHQLKEIKVIDLGCGGGDVLTVLAKKLKRKGITYSLVGIDGNMHALEHAKKASQDISSLSFKQADILAKDFELDTCDILISSHFMYHFEEEALIQFLRKHITSVKYSILISELERSKWSFLLFRIFSPLFGFNQLVKTDGLTAIQRAYKRSEIKQLLSIFGQGTVQIIPKFFFRMIIKINPQGL; encoded by the coding sequence ATGCCTACACTCAATAAAAGATCAAAAAAACAGGAAGCTTTGGATAATCTGAATCTTTCTGGCAAGAAGCTGGAGCAAACGCTCAGACAATTGGCCTTTATCAACAAAAGTCTGGGCAATACCTCTTCCCTGATTGGGGAAGTATTGAAAGTAGCTGAAGAACATCAACTAAAAGAAATCAAAGTCATTGACCTGGGATGCGGAGGAGGAGATGTATTGACTGTATTGGCAAAAAAACTAAAAAGAAAAGGAATCACATACTCATTGGTAGGGATTGATGGAAATATGCATGCTTTGGAACATGCAAAGAAAGCAAGTCAGGACATTTCTTCTCTAAGCTTCAAACAAGCTGATATACTGGCAAAGGACTTCGAACTAGATACCTGCGATATTTTGATTAGTAGTCATTTTATGTATCATTTCGAAGAAGAGGCCCTCATCCAATTTCTACGAAAACACATAACTTCTGTCAAATACAGCATCCTCATCAGCGAACTTGAGCGGAGCAAATGGTCTTTTCTACTTTTCCGTATATTTTCACCCCTCTTTGGTTTTAACCAATTGGTTAAAACTGATGGCTTGACTGCAATCCAAAGAGCCTATAAGAGATCGGAAATCAAACAACTCCTCTCCATTTTTGGTCAGGGAACTGTTCAAATCATTCCCAAATTTTTCTTCCGAATGATTATCAAAATCAATCCTCAAGGCCTATGA
- a CDS encoding DUF1611 domain-containing protein translates to MKTPALVLTQGYYMTDNAKTAHGLVRGTDRFEIKALIDHQHATADAGELLDGRKRNIPILSQLEEALEIFPEVQYLIIGVATVGGVLPDEMLPIIEEALGKGISIVNGLHDYLNDREQLRKLAFEHGAELLDIRRPKKPTDLHFWTGEIFKVDVPIIAVMGMDCALGKRTTCRMIMEAGQKAGINIQMIYTGQTGWLQGGKYGFILDSTLNDFVSGELEHAILSCWKESNPDIILIEGQSALRNPSGPCGLEFLISGMAKQVILVHAPKRKYYEDEVHWGEIPTLASEKEILEKFDSNLIGLALNTHDCTESEARNFQQQYKEELEIPVLLPIIEGVEDILPTLKQLIAR, encoded by the coding sequence ATGAAAACTCCTGCTCTTGTCCTTACTCAAGGATATTATATGACCGACAATGCCAAAACGGCTCATGGTTTGGTCCGCGGAACAGATCGATTTGAAATAAAGGCTCTTATTGATCATCAGCATGCAACTGCTGATGCCGGAGAACTACTGGACGGAAGAAAACGGAACATTCCCATTTTATCCCAACTGGAAGAAGCTTTGGAAATATTTCCTGAGGTTCAGTATTTAATCATAGGGGTTGCAACAGTTGGAGGTGTATTACCGGATGAAATGTTGCCCATCATTGAAGAGGCTTTGGGGAAAGGAATTTCGATTGTAAATGGCTTGCATGATTATTTGAACGACCGAGAGCAGCTAAGAAAACTTGCTTTTGAGCATGGGGCCGAGCTATTAGATATTCGCCGACCGAAAAAACCTACAGACCTTCATTTCTGGACAGGAGAAATCTTCAAAGTGGACGTGCCTATCATCGCTGTCATGGGAATGGATTGTGCTTTGGGGAAAAGGACAACTTGTCGTATGATTATGGAGGCTGGTCAGAAAGCGGGTATCAATATTCAGATGATTTATACAGGACAGACGGGTTGGCTTCAGGGAGGAAAGTACGGCTTCATCCTCGACTCTACCCTCAATGATTTTGTCTCAGGCGAATTGGAACATGCCATCCTTTCTTGCTGGAAAGAAAGCAATCCGGATATAATATTGATTGAAGGGCAGTCAGCCCTTCGAAATCCCAGTGGTCCTTGCGGGCTCGAATTTCTTATTTCTGGTATGGCAAAGCAGGTGATCCTGGTACATGCACCCAAAAGAAAATATTATGAAGACGAAGTGCATTGGGGAGAAATTCCTACGCTAGCATCTGAAAAAGAGATCCTGGAGAAATTTGACAGCAATCTGATTGGCCTTGCACTCAACACCCATGATTGTACGGAATCAGAAGCCAGAAACTTTCAACAGCAATACAAAGAAGAATTAGAAATACCTGTTTTACTCCCGATCATAGAAGGAGTTGAGGATATTTTACCTACTCTCAAGCAACTTATAGCAAGATGA
- a CDS encoding pseudouridine-5'-phosphate glycosidase has translation MNSFVDFSPEVKDALATGKALVALESTIIAHGMPYPENKKTALNLEAIIRSKGAIPATMAILGGRIKVGLTGEELEYLATAPDVVKASRRDISYLISQKKDAATTVAATMICAKLAGIKIFATGGVGGVHRKAQESFDISADLQELAQTQVAVVSAGVKSILDIPLTLEYLETYGVPVIGVGTEEFPAFYTRESGSKCPLRLESSAEIAHLLHTQWALGFKNGALIANPIPTEYSMDKGKIDQVIEQAIEEAEAANIAGKELTPFLLNRIKELTEGNSLFSNIQLVQNNAAVAGEIAVELNQLEKQNRS, from the coding sequence ATGAACTCCTTTGTCGATTTTTCTCCGGAAGTAAAGGATGCCCTGGCAACAGGTAAAGCCCTGGTTGCACTTGAATCAACCATCATTGCTCACGGCATGCCCTATCCGGAAAACAAAAAGACAGCCCTGAATCTTGAAGCAATCATTCGTTCCAAAGGAGCCATTCCGGCTACGATGGCTATACTGGGAGGCAGGATAAAGGTAGGATTGACCGGAGAAGAACTCGAGTACCTTGCTACTGCTCCTGATGTAGTAAAAGCGAGCCGAAGAGATATTTCCTACCTCATTTCCCAAAAAAAAGATGCGGCCACTACTGTAGCTGCTACGATGATCTGCGCAAAATTGGCCGGAATCAAAATCTTTGCCACAGGTGGAGTAGGGGGCGTACATAGAAAAGCTCAGGAGAGCTTCGATATATCAGCTGATTTGCAGGAATTGGCTCAAACACAAGTAGCAGTCGTTTCTGCAGGCGTGAAATCAATTCTGGATATTCCCCTGACGCTCGAATATCTGGAAACCTATGGAGTGCCTGTCATTGGAGTAGGGACAGAAGAATTTCCGGCCTTTTATACCCGAGAAAGTGGATCGAAATGTCCCCTTCGGCTTGAAAGCTCTGCTGAGATTGCGCATCTGCTTCATACACAATGGGCATTAGGCTTCAAAAATGGCGCTTTGATCGCCAATCCTATTCCCACAGAATACTCTATGGATAAAGGAAAAATAGATCAGGTCATCGAACAGGCGATAGAAGAAGCAGAAGCCGCAAATATCGCAGGAAAAGAACTCACCCCTTTCCTCCTCAACAGAATTAAAGAACTCACTGAGGGAAATAGTCTCTTTTCCAATATCCAACTCGTCCAAAATAATGCAGCCGTAGCCGGAGAAATTGCCGTAGAACTCAATCAACTGGAAAAACAAAATCGCAGTTAA
- a CDS encoding nucleoside hydrolase, with protein MRHILIDTDTASDDAIALIMALRNPKVKVEAITLVAGNVPIEMGLQNALYTCDLCGVKVPLYRGAAKPMMRELETAQFVHGKDGMGDIGLDLQGRKEDEGNAIDVIIDTIHKFEGELELVTLGPLSNIALAILKDPSIVAKVKKCTIMGGIGEGVGNITPVSEFNIWVDPEAAKIVYDSGMNMQMVGWDISRKYATFDDDESAKLRSIGTKYAHFTVDIQKTLVEFSKNVSKLAGFDLPDPIAMAVALDPTVATRIETHNVEVICHEGSTRGQTVVDHSDSTGRPMNMKVVLEASREKFLEFLYSSLTE; from the coding sequence ATGCGACACATTTTAATAGATACAGATACTGCCTCCGATGATGCCATTGCCCTCATCATGGCCTTAAGAAATCCAAAGGTAAAAGTGGAAGCTATTACTCTGGTGGCGGGTAATGTTCCCATTGAGATGGGCTTGCAGAATGCCCTCTATACCTGTGATTTATGTGGTGTGAAAGTACCCCTTTATCGAGGGGCTGCCAAGCCGATGATGCGAGAACTTGAGACTGCCCAATTTGTCCATGGGAAAGATGGAATGGGAGATATAGGTTTGGATTTGCAGGGTCGAAAAGAAGATGAAGGAAATGCCATAGATGTAATCATCGATACGATTCACAAGTTTGAGGGAGAATTGGAATTGGTAACCCTAGGTCCTCTTAGCAATATTGCCCTCGCCATTTTGAAAGACCCATCCATTGTAGCCAAAGTAAAAAAATGCACCATCATGGGAGGAATAGGGGAGGGTGTAGGTAATATCACTCCTGTTTCCGAATTCAATATTTGGGTTGATCCGGAAGCAGCGAAAATTGTCTACGATTCCGGTATGAATATGCAAATGGTAGGCTGGGACATTTCGCGGAAATACGCCACCTTTGATGATGATGAATCCGCAAAACTCAGAAGCATAGGTACCAAATACGCCCACTTTACTGTAGACATACAAAAGACACTGGTAGAGTTTTCAAAAAACGTAAGCAAACTTGCGGGTTTTGACCTTCCTGACCCGATCGCTATGGCAGTTGCACTTGATCCAACAGTAGCCACCCGCATCGAAACACATAATGTCGAAGTCATTTGTCATGAAGGGAGTACTCGCGGCCAGACCGTAGTCGATCATTCAGATTCTACTGGAAGGCCGATGAATATGAAGGTAGTTCTGGAAGCTTCCCGAGAAAAATTTCTGGAATTTCTGTATAGCTCTTTAACAGAATAA
- a CDS encoding Crp/Fnr family transcriptional regulator → MIKTNQQLLEFFEKWREKHPEARDILLQRFKANENLLWQGDDSADLFLVIEGIAKCFIREENGREYVLEFLGKGEIIGEVEAVLGSENLSNILSLTSLEVFRIKRRFFDRLLKEDSDFNQLILREFAYRLRNTARRASYQQIFPAEYKVLKFLLLWENEEAGLSKSDLADYLALPIRSLNRVLKDLKEKALIESKGNQINILSKGGIENLMSHYF, encoded by the coding sequence ATGATTAAAACAAATCAACAGCTTCTTGAATTCTTCGAAAAATGGAGGGAAAAGCATCCGGAAGCAAGAGATATTCTGCTACAGCGGTTTAAAGCAAATGAAAATCTTCTTTGGCAAGGAGATGATTCCGCTGATTTGTTCCTGGTGATTGAAGGTATAGCCAAATGTTTTATTCGGGAAGAAAATGGGAGAGAGTATGTATTGGAATTTCTGGGCAAAGGAGAAATAATCGGAGAGGTGGAAGCGGTACTTGGTTCAGAAAATCTGAGCAACATTTTATCACTTACTTCTTTAGAGGTATTTAGAATAAAGCGAAGATTTTTTGATCGCCTGTTAAAAGAGGATTCAGATTTCAATCAACTGATCCTTAGAGAATTTGCCTATCGATTGAGGAATACGGCAAGAAGGGCTTCTTATCAACAAATTTTCCCCGCCGAATACAAAGTCCTCAAATTTCTTTTGCTGTGGGAGAATGAAGAAGCAGGGCTCAGTAAATCAGATTTGGCTGATTATTTGGCCTTGCCGATCAGGAGTTTAAATCGGGTCTTAAAGGATTTGAAAGAGAAAGCCCTCATTGAAAGCAAGGGAAATCAGATAAATATCCTGTCAAAAGGAGGGATTGAAAACTTGATGTCCCATTATTTTTGA
- the add gene encoding adenosine deaminase: protein MDYTQLPKVELHLHLDCSLSYEIVKKFRPGTTYEEYKSSFIAPPKCTDLAAYISRAISGVELMQTEEQLRWVTLDLFDQLKADKVIYAEIRFAPLLHTQQGLKAEEVVQIVHDAAEEGIQKTGVRAGIILCTLRHYSEEESMKTVQLVERFQGTKILGFDIAADEAGFPIDNHIQAFRYANEKGIPCTAHAGEAKGADSVWETLENFQPKRIGHGVRSAEDDKLLAHLKANNIHLEVCPTSNVQTHVFQRIQDHSCNKIYEAGVSMSINTDARTISNVSLADEYQTLEKIFGWEKAHFLKCNLEAIQHAFISEEEKTELRKVILEAYKD, encoded by the coding sequence ATGGACTATACTCAATTACCCAAAGTCGAATTACATCTGCACCTGGATTGCTCCTTAAGTTATGAGATCGTAAAGAAATTCCGTCCAGGGACGACTTATGAGGAATATAAATCCTCTTTCATCGCTCCTCCTAAATGCACGGATTTGGCCGCTTATATCAGTCGAGCCATTAGCGGAGTGGAGCTTATGCAAACAGAAGAGCAATTGCGATGGGTTACTCTGGACCTGTTTGACCAGCTAAAAGCAGACAAGGTAATTTATGCTGAGATTCGATTCGCTCCTTTGCTCCATACCCAGCAAGGACTGAAAGCAGAGGAAGTAGTTCAAATCGTACATGATGCCGCTGAGGAAGGCATACAAAAAACAGGAGTAAGAGCAGGAATTATCCTCTGTACTTTGAGACATTATTCAGAGGAAGAAAGTATGAAGACCGTTCAGCTGGTGGAAAGATTTCAGGGAACTAAAATCCTGGGCTTTGACATTGCTGCAGATGAAGCGGGTTTCCCCATCGATAATCATATTCAGGCATTTCGGTATGCCAATGAAAAGGGAATCCCGTGTACAGCTCATGCAGGAGAAGCTAAAGGAGCGGATAGTGTATGGGAAACTTTGGAGAATTTTCAACCCAAAAGAATTGGGCATGGCGTAAGAAGTGCCGAGGATGACAAACTTTTAGCCCATCTAAAAGCAAACAACATCCATCTGGAAGTTTGTCCTACCAGCAATGTGCAAACCCATGTTTTTCAAAGAATTCAGGACCATAGCTGCAATAAGATCTACGAAGCCGGAGTATCCATGAGCATCAATACGGATGCGAGGACCATTTCCAATGTTAGCCTTGCGGATGAATATCAAACCCTGGAAAAGATATTTGGATGGGAAAAAGCGCATTTCCTGAAATGCAATCTGGAGGCCATTCAGCATGCCTTTATTTCGGAGGAAGAAAAGACAGAATTGAGGAAAGTGATACTAGAGGCTTATAAGGATTGA
- the ppk1 gene encoding polyphosphate kinase 1, giving the protein MDTRNTVAAKGSKFFDRDLSWLSFNYRVLLEATDKSLPLYERIKFLAIYSSNLDEFFRVRVASLRSLLGVKKKSLDLVGLEPEKLLAQIYAEVNRQQEEFGAIFQQDILPGLNKNDIYLLQDGPKEDVHKEFIEKFFEEDVFPFIHTELLRRKRIKHFLRENALYLAIKLYSNSRIALKEEKETGNTERRSRRAIIQIPTHYFPRFIELPAIGKKRYYMFLDDIIRFNLDKIFPGYEVAGAYSFKQNRNADLLIDDEYGGNLVEKIRKSLKRRQTGVPARFLYDSEMPKNLLRYLRDTFSLAKEDLLAGGKYHNFSDFFRFPNPLAPELEGKAYPPLPHLELESKTSMLDAISEKDYMVHFPYQSYDYVIRFLTEAANDPNVEAIHATQYRVAANSAVVNAMILAAQNGKKVSVFVELKARFDEALNLHSAEEMERAGVKIIYSFPGLKVHAKTALVLRKEGKDTKGYAFLSTGNFNEKTAKIYADHGFFSSDDEIINDLKGVFEHLEGGGKSKPNFKQLLVAQFNMRPDLEKLIDREIEHAKAGRKAKVLVKLNNLEDKKMIRKLYEASNAGVKITMIIRGICCLRPGIPGLSENIKITRLVDQFLEHARVFIFHNQGEDALYMGSADWMKRNLSRRIEVVFPIKDKNLKNEVIKIIDLQLADNVKAVSLDKDMINTSIKNDKSSVRAQIDAYELIKAGKLI; this is encoded by the coding sequence ATGGACACTAGAAACACCGTTGCAGCAAAAGGTTCCAAGTTCTTTGATCGGGACCTGAGCTGGCTTTCCTTTAATTATCGGGTTTTACTGGAAGCTACTGACAAAAGTTTGCCCCTCTACGAGCGAATCAAATTCCTCGCTATCTATTCTTCAAATCTGGATGAATTTTTTCGGGTGAGGGTCGCCTCTCTCAGAAGTTTATTGGGCGTGAAGAAGAAAAGCCTGGATTTAGTTGGCCTGGAGCCCGAAAAGCTTCTGGCCCAGATTTATGCAGAGGTAAATCGACAACAAGAAGAGTTTGGAGCCATTTTCCAACAAGACATACTTCCCGGCCTCAATAAAAATGACATTTACTTATTGCAGGATGGTCCCAAAGAGGATGTACACAAAGAATTTATAGAGAAATTCTTCGAGGAAGATGTATTTCCCTTTATCCATACAGAACTTTTGCGGAGAAAGAGGATCAAACATTTTCTCAGGGAAAATGCTTTGTACCTGGCCATCAAACTGTATAGCAACTCAAGGATAGCATTAAAGGAAGAAAAAGAGACGGGAAATACAGAAAGGCGTTCAAGAAGAGCTATAATTCAAATTCCGACCCATTATTTCCCTCGCTTTATAGAACTACCAGCAATCGGAAAGAAGCGTTATTATATGTTTCTGGATGATATCATTCGCTTCAATCTGGATAAAATCTTTCCAGGTTATGAAGTTGCAGGTGCTTATTCATTCAAGCAAAACAGAAATGCAGACTTACTGATTGATGATGAGTATGGGGGAAATTTGGTAGAAAAGATCAGAAAGAGCCTTAAGAGAAGACAAACGGGTGTGCCCGCACGTTTTCTCTATGATAGCGAAATGCCTAAAAACCTGCTGCGTTATCTGAGAGATACATTTAGCCTGGCAAAAGAGGATTTACTGGCTGGAGGAAAGTACCACAACTTCTCTGATTTCTTCCGCTTTCCAAATCCACTAGCGCCCGAATTGGAAGGAAAAGCCTATCCACCTTTGCCACACCTGGAACTGGAATCCAAAACTTCAATGTTGGATGCGATTTCGGAGAAAGACTACATGGTTCATTTTCCTTATCAGTCGTACGACTATGTCATTCGCTTCCTCACAGAAGCCGCCAATGACCCAAATGTCGAAGCTATTCACGCTACTCAATATCGCGTAGCTGCCAATTCTGCTGTGGTAAATGCCATGATCCTGGCCGCGCAAAATGGGAAGAAGGTCTCTGTATTCGTAGAACTAAAAGCTCGATTTGACGAAGCTCTGAACCTTCACTCAGCAGAGGAAATGGAACGGGCAGGAGTAAAAATCATTTATAGTTTCCCCGGACTCAAAGTACATGCAAAAACGGCTTTGGTCTTGAGAAAAGAAGGTAAGGATACCAAAGGCTATGCTTTCCTCAGTACAGGTAACTTCAATGAAAAGACCGCAAAGATCTATGCAGATCATGGATTCTTTTCTTCTGATGATGAAATCATTAACGACCTGAAAGGAGTTTTTGAACATCTGGAAGGAGGAGGGAAATCCAAGCCCAATTTCAAGCAGCTCCTCGTCGCTCAATTCAATATGCGACCGGACTTGGAAAAGCTCATCGATCGGGAAATAGAGCATGCAAAGGCTGGCAGAAAGGCCAAGGTCCTTGTAAAACTCAATAATCTTGAGGACAAAAAAATGATCCGCAAGCTCTATGAAGCCAGTAATGCCGGAGTCAAAATCACAATGATTATTAGAGGAATTTGTTGTTTGCGGCCTGGAATACCCGGATTGAGTGAGAACATTAAGATCACGCGCTTGGTGGATCAATTCCTCGAACATGCTCGTGTTTTTATTTTCCACAATCAGGGAGAAGATGCCCTGTATATGGGATCTGCGGATTGGATGAAACGAAATCTAAGCAGAAGGATAGAAGTTGTTTTTCCTATCAAAGATAAAAACCTGAAAAATGAGGTAATCAAAATCATTGACCTTCAACTGGCCGATAATGTGAAAGCTGTTAGCCTGGATAAAGACATGATCAATACCTCCATCAAAAATGATAAATCCAGTGTTCGAGCTCAAATAGATGCTTATGAACTGATCAAGGCAGGTAAGCTGATCTAA